A stretch of Anaeromyxobacter dehalogenans 2CP-1 DNA encodes these proteins:
- a CDS encoding sensor histidine kinase has protein sequence MRTPEPDRTPEEDRALQRLARAIAPASLGALGLEIPWQQRLSTKLFAMIGAVALGTVGLFFLAEIAVQRHLLGQVVQESDLLSQTVRNALHRAMLQDRRGDAYLIMQDVARQGGIERVRMMDASGRVTFSTVPEEVGRMVDRDAEACSGCHAAGQPLRKLELEERSRVFRAGDHRVLGIMTPVYNEASCSTGACHAHPATKEVLGVIDLDVSLARLDAQTHTFRWRTLAAAALASGLLGLFAWLFTRHHLMRPVAALVQATRRVAREQLELEVPVTWNGELGLLAASFNDMTRSLRSARRDLDALMSSLEQQVQERTAALRAAQDQLVRSEKLSSLGKLSASIAHEINNPLAGILTFAKLIVRTLDQGVPDDATRKTLVKHLLLVQRETERCSAIVRNLLDFARERPLTLKDVDLDAVVEEGLQLLSNQINIQNVTLEKRLVPLPPVEGDFGQLRQACVNVIMNACEAMARGGKLTVESSASAGGGWVEIAFTDTGPGIPPDHLSKIFDPFFTTKERGTGLGLSVVYGIVERHHGKIEIQSEVGKGTRIAIRLPPRRAAE, from the coding sequence GTGCGTACCCCGGAGCCGGACCGCACACCGGAGGAGGACCGCGCGCTGCAGCGCCTCGCCAGGGCCATCGCGCCCGCGTCGCTCGGCGCGCTCGGCCTGGAGATCCCCTGGCAGCAGCGGCTCTCCACCAAGCTGTTCGCCATGATCGGCGCGGTGGCGCTCGGCACCGTGGGCCTGTTCTTCCTGGCGGAGATCGCGGTGCAGCGCCACCTGCTCGGCCAGGTGGTGCAGGAGTCCGACCTCCTCAGCCAGACCGTCCGCAACGCGCTCCACCGCGCCATGCTCCAGGACCGCCGCGGCGACGCCTACCTCATCATGCAGGACGTGGCGCGGCAGGGAGGCATCGAGCGCGTCCGCATGATGGACGCGAGCGGGCGCGTCACCTTCTCCACCGTGCCGGAGGAGGTGGGCCGGATGGTGGACCGCGACGCGGAGGCCTGCTCCGGCTGCCACGCGGCCGGCCAGCCGCTGCGCAAGCTCGAGCTGGAGGAGCGGAGCCGCGTCTTCCGCGCGGGCGACCACCGCGTGCTGGGGATCATGACCCCGGTCTACAACGAGGCGTCCTGCTCGACCGGCGCCTGCCACGCGCACCCGGCCACGAAGGAGGTCCTGGGCGTCATCGACCTGGACGTCTCGCTGGCGCGCCTCGACGCGCAGACCCACACGTTCCGCTGGCGCACGCTGGCGGCCGCCGCGCTCGCCTCGGGCCTGCTCGGGCTGTTCGCCTGGCTGTTCACGCGCCACCACCTGATGCGGCCGGTGGCCGCGCTGGTGCAGGCCACCCGGCGCGTGGCGCGCGAGCAGCTGGAGCTCGAGGTGCCGGTCACCTGGAACGGCGAGCTGGGCCTGCTGGCCGCCTCCTTCAACGACATGACGCGCTCGCTGCGCTCGGCGCGCCGGGACCTCGACGCGCTCATGTCGAGCCTCGAGCAGCAGGTGCAGGAGCGGACCGCCGCGCTCCGGGCCGCGCAGGACCAGCTGGTCCGGTCGGAGAAGCTCTCCTCGCTGGGCAAGCTGTCCGCGTCCATCGCGCACGAGATCAACAACCCGCTCGCGGGGATCCTCACCTTCGCGAAGCTCATCGTCCGCACGCTGGACCAGGGCGTGCCCGACGACGCGACGCGCAAGACGCTCGTGAAGCACCTGCTCCTCGTCCAGCGCGAGACCGAGCGGTGCAGCGCCATCGTGCGCAACCTGCTCGACTTCGCGCGCGAGCGGCCGCTCACGCTCAAGGACGTGGACCTGGACGCGGTGGTCGAGGAGGGCCTCCAGCTCCTCTCCAACCAGATCAACATCCAGAACGTGACGCTGGAGAAGCGGCTCGTGCCGCTGCCGCCGGTGGAGGGCGACTTCGGGCAGCTCCGGCAGGCGTGCGTGAACGTGATCATGAACGCCTGCGAGGCGATGGCGCGCGGCGGGAAGCTGACGGTCGAGTCGTCGGCGTCGGCGGGCGGCGGCTGGGTGGAGATCGCGTTCACCGACACCGGCCCGGGCATCCCGCCCGACCACCTGTCCAAGATCTTCGACCCGTTCTTCACCACCAAGGAGCGCGGCACCGGGCTCGGGCTGTCGGTGGTGTACGGCATCGTCGAGCGG
- the purU gene encoding formyltetrahydrofolate deformylase, producing MTQPRAILLVQCPDRPGIVAAISSFLYRHGANILDFDQHTSVDNGGAYFTRLEFQTDRLDLPVEDLERAFALDVARPFGMEWRLTLSSQRKKVAILVSKHDHALLELLWNWDRGDLHADVSTVISNHPDLRESVESFGVPFVHVPNSRDTRAQAEARMLELLEGKADLVVLARYMQIVSPELVARWPNRIINIHHSFLPAFVGADPYRQAYDRGVKIVGATAHYVTAELDAGPIIDQDVGRVSHRDAVDDLKRLGRDLERRVLARAVRWHCEDRVIVNGNKTVVFS from the coding sequence GTGACCCAGCCCCGCGCCATCCTCCTCGTCCAGTGCCCCGACCGCCCCGGCATCGTGGCGGCCATCTCCAGCTTCCTCTACCGCCACGGCGCGAACATCCTCGACTTCGACCAGCACACCTCGGTGGACAACGGCGGCGCCTACTTCACCCGCCTCGAGTTCCAGACCGACCGGCTGGACCTCCCGGTGGAGGACCTGGAGCGCGCGTTCGCCCTCGACGTCGCCAGGCCGTTCGGCATGGAGTGGCGGCTCACCCTCTCCTCGCAGCGCAAGAAGGTCGCGATCCTGGTCTCGAAGCACGACCACGCGCTCCTGGAGCTGCTGTGGAACTGGGATCGCGGCGACCTGCACGCGGACGTCTCCACGGTGATCTCCAACCACCCCGACCTGCGCGAGTCGGTGGAGTCGTTCGGCGTCCCGTTCGTCCACGTGCCCAACAGCCGCGACACCCGCGCGCAGGCCGAGGCCCGCATGCTGGAGCTGCTCGAGGGGAAGGCCGACCTGGTGGTGCTCGCGCGCTACATGCAGATCGTCTCGCCGGAGCTGGTGGCGCGCTGGCCGAACCGCATCATCAACATCCATCACTCCTTCCTCCCCGCGTTCGTGGGCGCCGACCCGTACCGGCAGGCGTACGACCGCGGGGTGAAGATCGTCGGCGCCACCGCCCACTACGTCACCGCCGAGCTCGACGCCGGGCCCATCATCGACCAGGACGTGGGCCGGGTCTCGCACCGCGACGCGGTGGACGACCTGAAGCGGCTCGGGCGCGACCTGGAGCGGCGGGTGCTGGCGCGCGCGGTGCGCTGGCACTGCGAGGACCGCGTCATCGTGAACGGCAACAAGACCGTCGTGTTCAGCTGA